In Osmia bicornis bicornis chromosome 10, iOsmBic2.1, whole genome shotgun sequence, one genomic interval encodes:
- the LOC114876290 gene encoding zinc finger protein 423 homolog isoform X3: MLFKGNSSRLELLIGKIQAHKEPSQDEQHKSKEVLGTGSSSWQSEDGGPNSRRGGETPSSCATPTSVSFPSEPEVDADVGVNPDGNNVNAPYPCQFCDRTFPRLSYLKKHEQSHGDQMPYRCSWCARLFKHKRSRDRHVKLHTGDRRYRCTHCEAAFSRSDHLKIHMKTHDTQKPYQCTACSRGYNTAAALTSHMQSHKKHHQSQGTTKLQQEVDYGRRSVSSHSTSSPPVPSSPSPSLNLTLNPKSGLKSSQGSCSTTPILTSPLKLACMYCTRDSFSCMQQLQMHVHTMHQAILSGESVAVSPSPNRSNEQIAYQRDKTLDRPEGSSNDHERKYQEDSQRKDHYENAFTCNQCTMKFSTLGSLRDHLVSIHRTDGFGSTLMMCPLCGIPCTSAAAYAEHYVLQHCENRRVDPLDGREYVGLKLNGTYDSKNNRGQKCREQTPSEPADLTNKHSTESSYTAGTLFCGQCGAALKDFESFREHLARHLQADHRNDVVRHPCPKCEATFQDKEDMLVHLTKHYLGQVSKEYACGACKKLYPHPDLLQRHLLDSHAHHLYRCALCRDTFDTRVAIQVHFAVKHSQECRIYRCNACTVSNNENSPGNAPGEGKSFFRSESEMANHVRNVHAPPTISSKSPAATSPASTPGITASSGPRCVFCGICCGSELELQLHLASHSASLYRCPVCREGFAVEFLLDRHIAQAHHSTDHQATVRSSSRENGRIARTSRLQEESKSQKRGRSPASSNNNTLNQRDNNNKRPKYIGSGSQQCDLCERGEFANEAELQAHKKVAHAPAKLQNKSLSNLSMTCAYCGEMCRSRTELESHTRIQHASNEPGGRHKCNICDEVCPSGATLAEHKLQKHCKIQLSDTCIVCRGSLTSESQFLEHVQRHSLENVDPQQRLDGSLPHLPAACVVCRQTLISDLECRLHARHHLRASTGSHSVGSSPSPNQKSQNPTCCLCLRDYSVDDFVSLPPSHISGGGQSLRVCKSCYIRRSQGLPILNSPYESARPKCDRTWTSSKEPPMEGSRDRWEAERCFKTEDRVNETNDSIRCQNCGVKFEDPEEVEKHRMVEHEKNGPGSNTYTCIQCQMSFPTEAKIQQHVRKEHLEASGKASVDALRCHLCLFEASSPLQLQSHLIEHTFAGCAALSCYICQSLFTAPIGLQNHMLQEHGLGARPYDCSKCTLKFFFRAELDHHVLTFHRPGDASSPTENVQNVNETKTRDTEERICDEEVTVKEELLPDAAEEDEEINVDEQVEQDDPETDKQSDVDKKLKTEIEGDSITEKMDS; encoded by the exons ATGTTGTTCAAGGGTAACAGTTCGAGGCTGGAATTGTTGATAGGGAAAATCCAGGCCCATAAGGAACCCTCTCAGGACGAGCAACATAAATCTAAAG AAGTCTTGGGAACCGGAAGTTCGTCGTGGCAGAGCGAGGATGGCGGGCCAAACTCGCGACGCGGAGGTGAGACCCCGTCGTCTTGCGCGACGCCGACGTCGGTCAGCTTTCCGTCGGAACCTGAAGTGGACGCCGACGTCGGTGTGAACCCAGATGGGAATAACGTAAACGCGCCTTATCCTTGTCAATTTTGCGATCGCACCTTCCCACGGCTGAGCTACTTGAAGAAACACGAACAG AGTCACGGCGATCAGATGCCTTATAGATGCAGCTGGTGTGCCAGATTGTTCAAGCATAAACGCAGCAGAGATAGACACGTGAAACTTCACACGGGAGACCGAAGATATCGATGCACGCACTGCGAGGCTGCTTTCTCCAGGAG CGATCATCTGAAGATCCACATGAAAACCCACGACACCCAGAAGCCGTACCAATGTACAGCCTGCTCGAGGGGATACAACACGGCGGCCGCGTTAACGTCTCACATGCAGTCGCACAAAAAGCATCATCAGTCTCAGGGAACGACGAAACTGCAGCAGGAGGTGGATTACGGACGGAGGAGCGTCTCTTCTCACAGCACATCGTCGCCTCCGGTTCCGAGTTCCCCGTCGCCCTCTTTAAATCTCACCTTGAATCCCAAGTCCGGATTGAAGAGTTCGCAAGGCAGCTGTTCCACCACACCGATCTTGACCTCCCCTCTGAAGCTCGCCTGCATGTACTGCACCAGAGACTCGTTCAGCTGCATGCAACAGCTTCAGATGCACGTGCACACGATGCACCAAGCGATTTTGAGCGGAGAGAGCGTCGCTGTGTCGCCTTCGCCTAACAGAAGCAACGAGCAGATCGCTTATCAGCGTGACAAAACGTTGGACCGACCCGAAGGATCCTCTAACGATCACGAGAGGAAGTATCAAGAGGATTCACAGCGGAAGGATCATTACGAGAACGCGTTTACCTGCAATCAGTGCACCATGAAGTTCTCCACCTTGGGTTCTTTGAGGGATCATTTGGTTTCTATACACAGGACCGACGGGTTCGGTTCTACTTTGATGATGTGTCCCTTGTGCGGCATCCCTTGCACCTCTGCAGCAGCCTACGCGGAACACTACGTCCTCCAACACTGTGAAAATCGACGGGTAGATCCTTTGGATGGTCGAGAGTACGTGGGTTTGAAATTGAATGGCACTTACGACTCGAAGAACAACAGAGGTCAGAAGTGTAGGGAGCAGACTCCGTCCGAGCCAGCTGATCTGACTAATAAACATTCTACCGAGAGTAGTTACACCGCTGGAACTCTGTTCTGCGGTCAGTGTGGCGCCGCTCTGAAGGACTTTGAATCGTTCAGGGAACACCTGGCCAGGCATCTTCAAGCTGACCATAGAAACGACGTCGTCAGACATCCTTGTCCCAAGTGCGAGGCTACTTTCCAGGACAAGGAGGACATGCTGGTACATCTGACGAAGCACTACCTCGGTCAGGTCAGCAAGGAGTACGCGTGTGGAGCGTGCAAGAAGCTCTACCCTCATCCTGATCTTCTTCAGAGACATCTGCTCGATAGCCACGCGCATCATTTGTACAGGTGTGCCCTGTGCAGGGACACCTTCGACACCAGAGTAGCTATACAAGTTCATTTCGCTGTGAAACACAGCCAGGAGTGCAGGATCTATCGGTGCAACGCTTGTACCGTTTCTAACAACGAGAATTCGCCCGGTAACGCTCCTGGAGAGGGGAAGAGCTTCTTCAGGAGCGAATCTGAGATGGCGAACCATGTGAGGAACGTGCATGCACCACCTACGATATCCAGCAAAAGTCCAGCAGCTACCAGTCCAGCTTCCACTCCTGGGATCACTGCCTCCTCTGGACCCAGGTGCGTTTTCTGCGGAATCTGTTGCGGCTCGGAACTGGAGCTGCAACTTCATCTGGCAAGCCATTCGGCTAGCCTGTACAGGTGTCCTGTATGCAGGGAGGGATTCGCTGTAGAATTCTTGCTGGATAGACACATCGCTCAAGCTCATCATTCCACTGACCATCAAGCCACTGTCAGAAGCAGTTCCAGAGAGAATGGAAGGATTGCTAGAACGTCGAGATTGCAGGAAGAG TCAAAGTCCCAGAAAAGGGGTCGTTCGCCAGCGTCCAGCAACAACAACACCCTCAACCAACGTGACAACAACAATAAACGTCCCAAGTACATCGGCTCAGGTTCCCAACAGTGCGATCTCTGCGAGAGAGGAGAGTTTGCCAACGAAGCAGAGCTTCAGGCGCACAAGAAGGTTGCTCACGCTCCAGCTAAGTTACAAAACAAATCCTTGTCGAACCTCAGTATGACCTGCGCCTATTGCGGCGAGATGTGCCGATCACGGACCGAGCTTGAATCTCACACCAGGATCCAACATGCTTCCAACGAGCCTGGAGGACGTCACAAGTGTAACATCTGCGACGAGGTGTGCCCATCGGGAGCCACCCTTGCGGAGCACAAACTACAGAAGCATTGCAAAATCCAGTTAAGCGACACCTGTATCGTTTGTCGAGGAAGCTTGACCTCGGAGTCGCAGTTCCTCGAGCACGTTCAGAGACACAGCCTGGAGAACGTGGATCCTCAGCAACGGCTCGACGGTTCGCTTCCACACTTACCAGCAGCTTGCGTCGTTTGCAGACAAACGTTGATCAGCGACCTAGAGTGTCGTCTCCACGCCAGGCATCATCTCAGGGCTTCCACTGGCTCTCACAGTGTAGGATCTAGTCCCAGTCCCAATCAAAAGAGTCAGAATCCAACTTGTTGCCTTTGCCTGAGGGATTATTCCGTAGACGACTTCGTCAGTCTGCCTCCAAGTCACATCAGCGGTGGAGGACAGTCTCTGAGGGTCTGCAAATCGTGTTACATTCGTCGCTCGCAAGGTCTACCGATCTTGAACTCGCCTTACGAATCTGCTAGACCAAAGTGTGACAGAACTTGGACATCGAGCAAGGAGCCTCCCATGGAAGGCTCCAGGGACAGGTGGGAGGCTGAGCGTTGCTTCAAGACTGAGGACAGGGTGAACGAGACGAATGACAGTATCAGGTGCCAGAATTGCGGGGTGAAATTTGAAGACCCTGAAGAAGTAGAGAAGCATAGGATGGTGGAGCATGAGAAAAATGGGCCTGGATCGAACACGTACACCTGTATACAATGTCAG ATGTCATTTCCAACAGAAGCCAAGATACAGCAACACGTGAGAAAGGAACACCTGGAGGCGTCAGGGAAAGCTTCTGTCGATGCACTGAGGTGCCATTTATGCCTCTTCGAAGCTAGCAGTCCCTTACAACTGCAGAGTCATTTGATAGAACACACTTTCGCTGGATGTGCTGCTCTTAGCTGTTATATTTGCCAGTCTCTGTTCACTGCTCCCATTGGGCTTCAG AATCACATGTTACAAGAACATGGTTTGGGTGCTCGCCCCTACGACTGCTCCAAGTGCACTCTCAAATTCTTCTTCAGGGCTGAGTTGGACCATCATGTGCTGACGTTTCATCGACCTGGAGACGCGTCTTCGCCTACTGAAAACGTGCAGAATGTAAACGAAACAAAAACAAGGGACACTGAAGAACGAATATGCGATGAGGAGGTCACAGTGAAGGAAGAACTGCTTCCAGACGCTGCagaggaagacgaagaaatTAACGTCGATGAACAAGTGGAACAAGATGATCCAGAAACAGATAAACAATCAGACGTGGATAAGAAATTAAAGACAGAAATAGAGGGTGATTCTATTACTGAGAAAATGGATTCGTGA
- the LOC114876290 gene encoding zinc finger protein 423 homolog isoform X1, whose amino-acid sequence MSRRKQAKPRSLKRDEEWDEGNEQNVLEVTEHDNETTGIKQDEEEEEEEEELQRAFSRHSEEYLPEGRPSSIQGADLENQNSLDSEVLGTGSSSWQSEDGGPNSRRGGETPSSCATPTSVSFPSEPEVDADVGVNPDGNNVNAPYPCQFCDRTFPRLSYLKKHEQSHGDQMPYRCSWCARLFKHKRSRDRHVKLHTGDRRYRCTHCEAAFSRSDHLKIHMKTHDTQKPYQCTACSRGYNTAAALTSHMQSHKKHHQSQGTTKLQQEVDYGRRSVSSHSTSSPPVPSSPSPSLNLTLNPKSGLKSSQGSCSTTPILTSPLKLACMYCTRDSFSCMQQLQMHVHTMHQAILSGESVAVSPSPNRSNEQIAYQRDKTLDRPEGSSNDHERKYQEDSQRKDHYENAFTCNQCTMKFSTLGSLRDHLVSIHRTDGFGSTLMMCPLCGIPCTSAAAYAEHYVLQHCENRRVDPLDGREYVGLKLNGTYDSKNNRGQKCREQTPSEPADLTNKHSTESSYTAGTLFCGQCGAALKDFESFREHLARHLQADHRNDVVRHPCPKCEATFQDKEDMLVHLTKHYLGQVSKEYACGACKKLYPHPDLLQRHLLDSHAHHLYRCALCRDTFDTRVAIQVHFAVKHSQECRIYRCNACTVSNNENSPGNAPGEGKSFFRSESEMANHVRNVHAPPTISSKSPAATSPASTPGITASSGPRCVFCGICCGSELELQLHLASHSASLYRCPVCREGFAVEFLLDRHIAQAHHSTDHQATVRSSSRENGRIARTSRLQEESKSQKRGRSPASSNNNTLNQRDNNNKRPKYIGSGSQQCDLCERGEFANEAELQAHKKVAHAPAKLQNKSLSNLSMTCAYCGEMCRSRTELESHTRIQHASNEPGGRHKCNICDEVCPSGATLAEHKLQKHCKIQLSDTCIVCRGSLTSESQFLEHVQRHSLENVDPQQRLDGSLPHLPAACVVCRQTLISDLECRLHARHHLRASTGSHSVGSSPSPNQKSQNPTCCLCLRDYSVDDFVSLPPSHISGGGQSLRVCKSCYIRRSQGLPILNSPYESARPKCDRTWTSSKEPPMEGSRDRWEAERCFKTEDRVNETNDSIRCQNCGVKFEDPEEVEKHRMVEHEKNGPGSNTYTCIQCQMSFPTEAKIQQHVRKEHLEASGKASVDALRCHLCLFEASSPLQLQSHLIEHTFAGCAALSCYICQSLFTAPIGLQNHMLQEHGLGARPYDCSKCTLKFFFRAELDHHVLTFHRPGDASSPTENVQNVNETKTRDTEERICDEEVTVKEELLPDAAEEDEEINVDEQVEQDDPETDKQSDVDKKLKTEIEGDSITEKMDS is encoded by the exons AAGTCTTGGGAACCGGAAGTTCGTCGTGGCAGAGCGAGGATGGCGGGCCAAACTCGCGACGCGGAGGTGAGACCCCGTCGTCTTGCGCGACGCCGACGTCGGTCAGCTTTCCGTCGGAACCTGAAGTGGACGCCGACGTCGGTGTGAACCCAGATGGGAATAACGTAAACGCGCCTTATCCTTGTCAATTTTGCGATCGCACCTTCCCACGGCTGAGCTACTTGAAGAAACACGAACAG AGTCACGGCGATCAGATGCCTTATAGATGCAGCTGGTGTGCCAGATTGTTCAAGCATAAACGCAGCAGAGATAGACACGTGAAACTTCACACGGGAGACCGAAGATATCGATGCACGCACTGCGAGGCTGCTTTCTCCAGGAG CGATCATCTGAAGATCCACATGAAAACCCACGACACCCAGAAGCCGTACCAATGTACAGCCTGCTCGAGGGGATACAACACGGCGGCCGCGTTAACGTCTCACATGCAGTCGCACAAAAAGCATCATCAGTCTCAGGGAACGACGAAACTGCAGCAGGAGGTGGATTACGGACGGAGGAGCGTCTCTTCTCACAGCACATCGTCGCCTCCGGTTCCGAGTTCCCCGTCGCCCTCTTTAAATCTCACCTTGAATCCCAAGTCCGGATTGAAGAGTTCGCAAGGCAGCTGTTCCACCACACCGATCTTGACCTCCCCTCTGAAGCTCGCCTGCATGTACTGCACCAGAGACTCGTTCAGCTGCATGCAACAGCTTCAGATGCACGTGCACACGATGCACCAAGCGATTTTGAGCGGAGAGAGCGTCGCTGTGTCGCCTTCGCCTAACAGAAGCAACGAGCAGATCGCTTATCAGCGTGACAAAACGTTGGACCGACCCGAAGGATCCTCTAACGATCACGAGAGGAAGTATCAAGAGGATTCACAGCGGAAGGATCATTACGAGAACGCGTTTACCTGCAATCAGTGCACCATGAAGTTCTCCACCTTGGGTTCTTTGAGGGATCATTTGGTTTCTATACACAGGACCGACGGGTTCGGTTCTACTTTGATGATGTGTCCCTTGTGCGGCATCCCTTGCACCTCTGCAGCAGCCTACGCGGAACACTACGTCCTCCAACACTGTGAAAATCGACGGGTAGATCCTTTGGATGGTCGAGAGTACGTGGGTTTGAAATTGAATGGCACTTACGACTCGAAGAACAACAGAGGTCAGAAGTGTAGGGAGCAGACTCCGTCCGAGCCAGCTGATCTGACTAATAAACATTCTACCGAGAGTAGTTACACCGCTGGAACTCTGTTCTGCGGTCAGTGTGGCGCCGCTCTGAAGGACTTTGAATCGTTCAGGGAACACCTGGCCAGGCATCTTCAAGCTGACCATAGAAACGACGTCGTCAGACATCCTTGTCCCAAGTGCGAGGCTACTTTCCAGGACAAGGAGGACATGCTGGTACATCTGACGAAGCACTACCTCGGTCAGGTCAGCAAGGAGTACGCGTGTGGAGCGTGCAAGAAGCTCTACCCTCATCCTGATCTTCTTCAGAGACATCTGCTCGATAGCCACGCGCATCATTTGTACAGGTGTGCCCTGTGCAGGGACACCTTCGACACCAGAGTAGCTATACAAGTTCATTTCGCTGTGAAACACAGCCAGGAGTGCAGGATCTATCGGTGCAACGCTTGTACCGTTTCTAACAACGAGAATTCGCCCGGTAACGCTCCTGGAGAGGGGAAGAGCTTCTTCAGGAGCGAATCTGAGATGGCGAACCATGTGAGGAACGTGCATGCACCACCTACGATATCCAGCAAAAGTCCAGCAGCTACCAGTCCAGCTTCCACTCCTGGGATCACTGCCTCCTCTGGACCCAGGTGCGTTTTCTGCGGAATCTGTTGCGGCTCGGAACTGGAGCTGCAACTTCATCTGGCAAGCCATTCGGCTAGCCTGTACAGGTGTCCTGTATGCAGGGAGGGATTCGCTGTAGAATTCTTGCTGGATAGACACATCGCTCAAGCTCATCATTCCACTGACCATCAAGCCACTGTCAGAAGCAGTTCCAGAGAGAATGGAAGGATTGCTAGAACGTCGAGATTGCAGGAAGAG TCAAAGTCCCAGAAAAGGGGTCGTTCGCCAGCGTCCAGCAACAACAACACCCTCAACCAACGTGACAACAACAATAAACGTCCCAAGTACATCGGCTCAGGTTCCCAACAGTGCGATCTCTGCGAGAGAGGAGAGTTTGCCAACGAAGCAGAGCTTCAGGCGCACAAGAAGGTTGCTCACGCTCCAGCTAAGTTACAAAACAAATCCTTGTCGAACCTCAGTATGACCTGCGCCTATTGCGGCGAGATGTGCCGATCACGGACCGAGCTTGAATCTCACACCAGGATCCAACATGCTTCCAACGAGCCTGGAGGACGTCACAAGTGTAACATCTGCGACGAGGTGTGCCCATCGGGAGCCACCCTTGCGGAGCACAAACTACAGAAGCATTGCAAAATCCAGTTAAGCGACACCTGTATCGTTTGTCGAGGAAGCTTGACCTCGGAGTCGCAGTTCCTCGAGCACGTTCAGAGACACAGCCTGGAGAACGTGGATCCTCAGCAACGGCTCGACGGTTCGCTTCCACACTTACCAGCAGCTTGCGTCGTTTGCAGACAAACGTTGATCAGCGACCTAGAGTGTCGTCTCCACGCCAGGCATCATCTCAGGGCTTCCACTGGCTCTCACAGTGTAGGATCTAGTCCCAGTCCCAATCAAAAGAGTCAGAATCCAACTTGTTGCCTTTGCCTGAGGGATTATTCCGTAGACGACTTCGTCAGTCTGCCTCCAAGTCACATCAGCGGTGGAGGACAGTCTCTGAGGGTCTGCAAATCGTGTTACATTCGTCGCTCGCAAGGTCTACCGATCTTGAACTCGCCTTACGAATCTGCTAGACCAAAGTGTGACAGAACTTGGACATCGAGCAAGGAGCCTCCCATGGAAGGCTCCAGGGACAGGTGGGAGGCTGAGCGTTGCTTCAAGACTGAGGACAGGGTGAACGAGACGAATGACAGTATCAGGTGCCAGAATTGCGGGGTGAAATTTGAAGACCCTGAAGAAGTAGAGAAGCATAGGATGGTGGAGCATGAGAAAAATGGGCCTGGATCGAACACGTACACCTGTATACAATGTCAG ATGTCATTTCCAACAGAAGCCAAGATACAGCAACACGTGAGAAAGGAACACCTGGAGGCGTCAGGGAAAGCTTCTGTCGATGCACTGAGGTGCCATTTATGCCTCTTCGAAGCTAGCAGTCCCTTACAACTGCAGAGTCATTTGATAGAACACACTTTCGCTGGATGTGCTGCTCTTAGCTGTTATATTTGCCAGTCTCTGTTCACTGCTCCCATTGGGCTTCAG AATCACATGTTACAAGAACATGGTTTGGGTGCTCGCCCCTACGACTGCTCCAAGTGCACTCTCAAATTCTTCTTCAGGGCTGAGTTGGACCATCATGTGCTGACGTTTCATCGACCTGGAGACGCGTCTTCGCCTACTGAAAACGTGCAGAATGTAAACGAAACAAAAACAAGGGACACTGAAGAACGAATATGCGATGAGGAGGTCACAGTGAAGGAAGAACTGCTTCCAGACGCTGCagaggaagacgaagaaatTAACGTCGATGAACAAGTGGAACAAGATGATCCAGAAACAGATAAACAATCAGACGTGGATAAGAAATTAAAGACAGAAATAGAGGGTGATTCTATTACTGAGAAAATGGATTCGTGA